From one Humulus lupulus chromosome 8, drHumLupu1.1, whole genome shotgun sequence genomic stretch:
- the LOC133797882 gene encoding zinc finger protein ZAT5-like, which translates to MVSLTCGLYGERSTMEAAPPQEEVITTASNKEQSLVVKGKRTKRQRPQSPLPFAAIATNSSAGNSGGSSDNDDNPHHHNHNHRHHNQNDKHSQSPVTSVENIQGSAEKEDQDMANCLILLAQGQSRRSSPTPPKQVESPPPPPPPPTDASATAIEDGGGLAAYNKHSNRKFLEATQAAAAVNKAGAGYNNYAYECKTCNRSFPSFQALGGHRASHKKPKIMVADQTAENKRNHLFGSPSDDEDQTQFKTSNNNNNNSSTALSLQLSNNRSSTINSNNNNLYGSTNFVNKASKVHECSICGAEFTSGQALGGHMRRHRAPVAGSTTSTALSLTTSANIPPTTTTQLMSLDHHHQPQHQSDLDHEQRQQRQHHRLHQHQQHQTNKTRSVLSLDLDLNLPAPEDDQREPKFGFVAKQQQQKQQQQQQQQSSTLVFSAPALVDCHY; encoded by the coding sequence atggTTTCTCTGACTTGTGGCCTGTACGGAGAGAGATCAACCATGGAAGCTGCACCACCTCAAGAGGAAGTCATCACCACAGCCTCCAACAAAGAGCAATCCCTCGTCGTCAAGGGAAAGCGGACCAAGCGCCAAAGGCCACAGTCACCCCTCCCTTTTGCCGCCATCGCCACTAACTCCTCCGCAGGAAACAGTGGCGGTTCCAGCGACAACGATGACAACCCCCACCACCACAACCACAACCACCGCCACCATAACCAAAACGACAAGCACTCGCAGTCTCCAGTCACCTCAGTCGAGAATATTCAAGGCAGCGCAGAGAAAGAGGATCAAGACATGGCCAACTGCCTAATCCTCCTCGCTCAAGGCCAATCCCGGCGCTCATCGCCTACGCCACCGAAACAAGTAGAGTCTcctccgcctcctcctcctccccctaCTGATGCCTCCGCCACGGCCATCGAAGACGGAGGTGGCCTCGCGGCTTACAATAAGCACAGCAACAGGAAATTCTTAGAAGCTACGCAAGCGGCCGCCGCCGTAAATAAGGCCGGCGCAGGGTATAATAATTATGCGTACGAATGCAAGACTTGTAACCGAAGTTTCCCTTCTTTTCAAGCGCTCGGCGGCCACCGTGCCAGCCACAAGAAGCCGAAGATCATGGTGGCTGATCAGACGGCGGAGAATAAAAGGAATCACTTGTTTGGATCGCCATCCGACGACGAAGATCAAACGCAATTCAAAACCAGTAACAATAACAACAATAATTCGTCAACGGCGCTTTCTCTTCAACTGAGTAATAACAGGAGTAGTACTATTAATAGTAACAATAATAATTTGTACGGAAGCACTAATTTCGTCAACAAGGCGAGTAAGGTCCACGAGTGCTCCATTTGCGGCGCCGAGTTCACGTCCGGCCAAGCTTTAGGCGGCCACATGAGGCGCCACCGTGCACCGGTGGCTGGTTCAACGACAAGTACGGCCTTGTCGTTGACTACTAGTGCTAATAttcctcctactactactactcaatTGATGTCGTTGGATCATCATCATCAACCCCAACACCAGTCTGATCTTGATCACGAACAACGACAACAACGACAACACCATCGTCTTCATCAACATCAACAACACCAGACTAACAAAACAAGAAGCGTGCTGTCGTTGGATTTGGATCTCAATCTTCCGGCGCCCGAGGACGATCAACGGGAACCGAAATTCGGCTTCGTTGCGAAGCAACAACAGCAGaagcaacagcagcagcagcaacaacaatcgTCCACACTTGTCTTCTCCGCCCCGGCTTTGGTGGATTGTCATtactaa